Proteins encoded together in one Lagopus muta isolate bLagMut1 chromosome 3, bLagMut1 primary, whole genome shotgun sequence window:
- the LOC125690495 gene encoding prostate stem cell antigen-like translates to MKVFFVLLLAVVLCTDPGSSLQCYSCKSKLSNSNCQESVNCKENEVCKTDVIRVIGFFSIISKGCEATCQEDYQDFKVGNRNVSCCTSNLCNVNAAGSVRSSYGMAAGITASVLLTFLNNRL, encoded by the exons ATGAAGGTTTTCTTCGTCCTCCTGCTGGCAGTCGTCCTGTGCACTGACCCAG GTTCTTCTTTGCAATGCTACAGCTGCAAGTCAAAACTCAGCAACAGCAACTGTCAGGAATCAGTGAACTGCAAGGAAAATGAAGTGTGCAAGACAGATGTAATCA GGGTGATAGGGTTCTTCAGCATCATCAGCAAGGGCTGTGAGGCAACATGTCAAGAAGACTATCAAGATTTCAAAGTGGGCAACAGGAATGTCTCCTGCTGCACCAGCAACCTCTGCAATGTCAATGCAGCAGGAAGTGTGAGGAGCAGCTATGGAATGGCAGCAGGGATAACAGCCAGTGTGCTCTTGACCTTCCTGAACAAcagactgtga